In Mangifera indica cultivar Alphonso chromosome 1, CATAS_Mindica_2.1, whole genome shotgun sequence, a single genomic region encodes these proteins:
- the LOC123194973 gene encoding vacuolar protein sorting-associated protein 22 homolog 1-like isoform X1, whose protein sequence is MRRPPGIGGLQKAAAARDPYRLLGENVAKLRTDLMKEQTCPTFGSKLEEFARKHKNDIQKNRIFRSRFHEMCAKVGVYPLASNKGFWAELSGIGDFYYELDWFHFHELWSTSQVMAIVF, encoded by the exons ATGAGACGACCACCAGGAATTGGCGGTTTACAGAAGGCAGCTGCTGCAaggg ATCCGTATCGATTACTGGGAGAAAATGTAGCAAAGCTTAGAACTGATCTCATGAAAGAACAAACTTGCCCCACTTTTGGTTCCAAGCTTGAAGAGTTTGCTCGTAAGCACAAG AATGATATACAAAAGAACCGCATATTCAGGTCTCGGTTTCATGAGATGTGTGCAAAAGTTGGAGTGTATCCATTGGCGTCAAATAAGGGTTTCTGGGCAGAGCTGTCAGGGATTGGTGACTTCTATTATGAACTTGATTGGTTTCATTTTCATGAACTTTGGTCCACGTCTCAAGTTATGGCCATAGTTTTTTGA
- the LOC123194973 gene encoding vacuolar protein sorting-associated protein 22 homolog 1-like isoform X2: protein MRRPPGIGGLQKAAAARDPYRLLGENVAKLRTDLMKEQTCPTFGSKLEEFARKHKNDIQKNRIFRSRFHEMCAKVGVYPLASNKGFWAELSGIGDFYYELGNCSFMF from the exons ATGAGACGACCACCAGGAATTGGCGGTTTACAGAAGGCAGCTGCTGCAaggg ATCCGTATCGATTACTGGGAGAAAATGTAGCAAAGCTTAGAACTGATCTCATGAAAGAACAAACTTGCCCCACTTTTGGTTCCAAGCTTGAAGAGTTTGCTCGTAAGCACAAG AATGATATACAAAAGAACCGCATATTCAGGTCTCGGTTTCATGAGATGTGTGCAAAAGTTGGAGTGTATCCATTGGCGTCAAATAAGGGTTTCTGGGCAGAGCTGTCAGGGATTGGTGACTTCTATTATGAACTTG